A window of Streptomyces sp. NBC_01224 genomic DNA:
ACCGCACCGGGGACCGGGCCCGCCGGCTGCCCGACGGCACGATCGACTACCTGGGCCGGATCGACCTCCAGGTGAAGGTGCGCGGTTTCCGGGTGGAGCCGGGCGAGATCGAGGAGCGGCTGTGTGCCCACGACCGGGTGCGGGACGCCGCGGTCGTCGCCGTGGACGACGGATGGCAGACCTCGCTGCGCGGCTTTGTCGTCCTGGACGGCGAGGCGAGCGAGGCGGCGCTGAAGGAGCACATCCGCCAGGAGTTGCCGGAGTACATGGTTCCGGGTCGCGTCCTCGTGCTGGACGAGCTTCCGCTCACGCCCAACGGCAAACTGGACCGGGCGTTCCTGCGCAGCCCCGAAGCGCTGCGCAGGAAGGCGAGCGCCCATGTGGCGCCGCGTAACGAGCGCGAGGAGACCCTCGCCGGCATCTGGCGGGAGGTCCTCGGTGTCCCGCGGGTCGGTGTGCGCGACAACTTCTTCGCGTTGGGCGGCAACTCGATCCACTTCGTGTCCGTGCTCGCCAAGTCCCGTGCCAGGGGTCTGGACTTCACCTTCCAGCAGCTCTTCCGGCACCAGAGCATCGCACAGCTCGTGGAGTCCATCGACGGCGGCGACCCGTCCGCGACCGTGGTGGCGGACGTGGCGGCCCGTGGCGCCTTCCAGCCGTTCGAGCTGATCTCCGAGGCGGACCGGGCCCTGCTGCCCGAGGACGCGGAGGACGCCTACCCGCTGTCGATGCTCCAGGCCGGCCTGATCTTCCAGACCGAGATCACCGGCGGTCTCGGCCAGTACCACGACGTGCTGAGCTACTCGATCACCGGTGCGTTCGACGCCGACGCGTTCACCGAGGCCGTACGGCGATTGACCGACCGGCACCCGATCCTGCGCACCACCTATCACCTCACCGGCTACAGCGAGTTCCTCCAGATCGTGCACCGCGAGGTGCCGCCGCCACTGACCGTCGACGACCTGCGCCACCTCGACGCGGACGGGCAGGAGGCCTGGCACGAGCGGTGGCTGGCCCGCGAGAAGTCCCGCGCGTTCGTGTGGGTGGAGGGCGGCCTGGTCACCCTGCATGTGCAGGTGCTCGGCGAGGAGCAGTACCGGTACACGGTCAGCCAGCACAACTCGGCGCTGGACGGCTGGTCCATCTCGCTGCTGCACACCCAGCTGTTCGAGCTGTACCACCTGATCCGTGAGGGCCGCGAGAGCTCCCGCCCGCCGGTCGACAACCATCTGCGCAACTTCGTCGGCCTGGAGCAGGAGGCGCTGCGTTCCGCACAGTCGCGGGACTTCTGGCGCCAGGTGATGGAGGACCCGCGGCCCGCCTCCGTGCCCCCCAGGCCCGGTGCCGGGCACACCGACGACTTCACCGTCGTCCTGCGTGACGTGCCGCTGCCCGAAGGCCTCGCCCAGCGCATCGAAGCCACCGCCGACGCCCTGTCGGTGCCCTTCAAGGACGTCCTGCTCGCCGCCCACATGAAGGTCCTCGGACTGGTCTCGGGCCAGGACGCGGTGATGACCGGGTACGAGCACAGCGGCCGGCCCGAGCTGCCCGGCGCGGAGACCACGCTCGGCCTGCATCTGAACACCGTCCCCTTCCAGGTGGCTCTGGCGGGCGGCAGCTGGGCGGACCTCGTGCGCCGGGTCTACAGTGCCGAGCTGGACCTGCTGCCCCATCGCCGCTACCCCATGGCGAAGATGAAGCAGGACCTCGCCACTCAGCGCACGCTGTTCGAGACCACCTTCAACTTCACGCACTTCTACCTGCTGAAGAACCTCAGGCAGCTGCCCGAGTTCTCTCTGCTGGGCATGCGCGTTGACTCGGAGACCGAGTTCCCCTTCCGTACGGAGTTCTCCCGCAACTTCTTCTCCGACGAGGTCGAACTCTGCCTGCACTACCACACCCACCTCTACGACGAGGAGCAGATCGACCGGATCGGCGGCTACTTCGTCCGCGTCCTGCAGTGGATGACGAGCGAGCCGGACGCGCCGCACGAGGCACGGCAGTTGCTCGCCGAGGAGGATGCGGCACTGCTGGGCCACACCGTCGCCGGACCCCGTACCGAGGTCGGCGCGACGGACTCGGCCGCCGGCCCGGCCTCCGCGGCGACCCTCGCCCGCATCCGTACGGCCTGGGCGTCCGTCCTCGGCGTGCCGGACGAGGAGATCGGGGCCGACACCGACTTCTTCGCCCTGGGCGGCAACTCGCTCTCCGCCCTGCGTGTGGTCCTGGAACTGGACGGCCTTGTCACCCTCTCCCACATGACCCGCGTGTCACGGCTGGCCGAGCTGGCCGCGCTCGTGGACACCCGCGAACAGAACGACGAGGAGGAACTGCTGCACCTGCTGTCGGCCACCGCCGAAGGAGCCCGCGCGGCGGTGATCTGCGTGCCGTACCCCTGCGGTCACCCCGTCAACTTCAAACCCCTCGCCGACGCCATCGGCGAGCTGACCGGCGAACTGGTCGTCTACGGCCTCGAACCGCCCGGGCACAACCCCAGCCGTCCCGGAGAGTTCACCGATGTCATCGAGACGGTGGAGCGGACGGTGGCGGAGATCGAACGGAGGGCCGACCTGCCCCTGATCCTGTGGGGCCACTGCGGTGGCGCGGCGGTGACCGTCGAGCTGGCCCGGCTGCTGGAGGAGCGCGGCTTCGACCTGCGGCACGTCTTCATCGGCTCCAAACTGCTGCCGCCCGCCGCCGAGATGCGCGAGTCCGTCGAGATGATCGAGAGCTGGACCGACGACGAGATCATCCGCTACATGGTCGAGGAGACCGGCTACAGCGAACTGGACGGCCTCGATCCGCGGTACGCGTCCTTCACCGGAGATCTTTTCCGGCACGACGTGTGCGGGGGCTACCGCTACTTCATCGGCCTGACCGACAACGGGCCCGACTGGCGGATCGAGACCCCGGTCACCGTCGTCGTCGCCGACGACGACAAGGGACTGACCCACGCGGCCGAGGAGTTCCGCTGCTGGGAGCGCGTTGCCGACCACGTCGACTTCCACCGGCTGGCATCGGGCGGCCACTACTTCATACGCGGGAACCCCGCCGGGACCGGAGAACTCATCCGACGGGTCTGGGCGTTCGCCGCCGAACAGGAGAACTGACATGCAGATTCCCGTGCTGTGCTTCCCCTTCGCGGGTGCCGGTGCCTCCGCGTTCCGCCGCTGCCAGGAGTACGGCAGTGACACCGTCCTCATCACGCCCGTCCAACTGCCGGGCCGGGAGGAGCGATTCGGTGAGGAGCCGTACACCGACGTCGTCGCGGCGGTGGACGACCTGCTGCCGTCCGTGCTGGACCAGGTGGCCGGCAGCCCGGCCGTGGCCCTCTTCGGGCACAGCCTCGGCGCCGTCCTCGCCTACGAGATGGCGCACCGCATCAGCGCGCTCGGCCGGCCCGAGGTGGTCAAGCTGTTTGTCAGCGGTTCCCCCGGCCCCTGGACGCAGCGGGAGACCCGCGCCACCGGCCTGAGCGACGAGGAGTTCCTGCGCCAGGTCCGCGACTTCGCCGGCTACTCCCACCCCGCGCTCGAACACCCCGATCTCCGGGAGATGCTGCTGCCACCGTTGCGGGCCGACGTCGAGATGCACGAGAACTACCGGGCGCCCTCGGACAAGCCGCTGACGGTACCGGTGGTCTCCGTGCGGGGCGCGAGCGACGAACTGGTCTCCCGCGAGGAGGCCGCCGAATGGGAAACCTCCACCACGGCCGGCTGCCGGCAGGTCGAACTGCCTGGCGGACACATGTACCTGGTGGACTCACCCGCCGACCTGGTCCGGCTCCTGGACGCCGAACTCGCGACGCCGGGGGAGGGCCGATGACCCCGGTGCTCTCCGCCGGCCCCCTCGCGGGCAAGGCAGCGATCGTCACGGGCGCGGCCCGCGGTATCGGCCGGGCGTGCGCGCTGGCCTACGCCCGAGCCGGGGCCGACCTGCTCCTCACCGACATCGGCCACGACCTGGAAGGGGTGCCCTACCCGCTGGGCACCCCCAGCCAGTTGGCCCACACGGCTCGGCTGTGCCGGGAGCAGGGGACCACGGTCATCACCGCGGAGGCGGACGTCCGCGACCTGGACGCCGTGCGGAGGGTGACCGACAGCGCCCTGGACCGGTTCGGCCGGATCGATGTGCTGCTCAACAACGCCGGGATCGCCGCCCCTTCGGGCAAGACGGTGCACGACATCGCGCCCGACGAATGGGACCTGATGCTCGACATCGACGTCTCGGGTGCCTGGCGCATGATCCGGTCCGTGGGCGCCGCCATGACCGGCCGCCGCTCGGGCAGCGTCATCAACGTCGCCTCCACGGCCGGACTGGTCGGATACCGCCATTTCGCGGGCTATGTCACGGCGAAGCACGCCCTCGTCGGGCTGACCAAGGCGGCCGCCCTGGACCTCGCGCCGTTCGGGGTGCGGGTCAACGCCCTGTGCCCCGGCTCGGTCCGCGACGACGACGCGGCCGAGGGAACCATGCTGACCGAGATCGCCCGGTCCCTGGAGGTGCCGGTCGAGGAACACGAGGAGACCTTCGTGGCGGCCCAGCCCATGAACCGGCTGATCGAGCCGGAGGACGTCGCGGGGGCGGCCGTATGGCTCGGCTCGGACGACGCACGCCAGGTGACCGGTACGACCGTGACGGTCGACGGCGGATTCACCAGCCGGTGACGAGGGAGGAGGAGCAATGAGGAAGACCGACACGGACCGGCTGTGCCAGGCCGTCGCGCTCCGCGTGCACGCCGGGGCCGACCCGCAACAGCTCGGCCGCGCGCTCGCACACGCCGCGGGCGGCGCCCGCCTGTGGGTGCAGGACGTGGTGGGCGACGCCGACAGCGAGGTCGCCGCCCTGCACCGGGAACGCGAACTGTCTCGCTCCGTGGACCCGCACGTCGGCCCCGGCCTGCGAGCCGTGCTGCTGCGCTACACGGACGCGGTGGCCGACCTGGTCGTGGTCGCCCACCGCGCGGTCCTGGTCGACCCCTACCACCTCGTCCAGGCGGTCCTCGGCGACGCGGACGCGCCGGCCCCTGTGCCGACGGAGCACGGCGAGCGGCTGCGCGAGGCGGTGAACGCGCTCGACCGCACGCAGGCACCCGCATGGGGACTCGGCACGGACGGTGACCCGAGCACCGGCCGGCACACCTTCACGGTGCCCGCGGACGGCGGCCTGCCCGCCGAACTCACCCTGCGGGCCGCGCTGGGCCTGGTGCTGGCCCGCTGCACCGGGCGCGACGAGGTATGGATTGGGGTGGACGCGGAACACGCCCTGACCTTCACCGCCGACGGGTCGCTGACCGTCGCGCAGTACCTGGAACGTGTACGTCAGGCCGTCCCGGCACCCGGCCCCGCCCCCGTGGTCGGCCTGTTCATCACCGACGCGCCCGAGGCACTCACCGGCGAGGGAGTGAAGGCGGAGACCATCGACGTCCGCCCTTTCCTCACCCCCCTGCACCACCTGTCGGTGCACTTCGCCGACGACGGCTCCACGGTCCTCGCCGGGACCTGCCGCTACCGGCGCTCCGCCTTCGACGACGACGCGGTGCGCTGGCTCACCGGCATGCTGGCCACCGCCCACCGCTCCTTGGTGGCGGCCGATCCCGGCACCCCGCTGGCCGGCCTCGCTGTGCTCGACGACTCCCAACGCCACGCTCTGGCCCGGCTGGGAGGCCTGGGGCGCACGGTCCACGTGTCCGACGACCGGATCGAGCAGACCGTGAGCGGCTGGGCGCGGCGACGCCCGGACGCACCCGCCGTCACCTTCGAGGACCGGACGCTGACCTACCGGCAGCTCGATCAGGTGTCCGCCGGATACGCCGCCGGACTGCGGAACCTGGGCGTGCGGGCCGGCGACCGGGTCGGCGTCTGCCTGGAGCGCTCACTCGATCTGGTGGTGGTGCTGCTCGCCGTGCTCAAGGCGGGCGCCACCTACGTCCCGATGGACCCCGCCTATCCGCAGGAACGACTTGCCCACACCACCCAGGACGCCGAACTGAGCCTGGTGGTGACCGAGTCCGGGGAGTTCCCGCGCGGCGAGGACGTCCGGCTCGTGCCGCCCTCGACCCTCGCCTCGACGCAGCAGCCGGACGACGCGGCGGCGCCGCCGTCCGCCGACGCCCCGGCCTACGTCATCTACACCTCGGGTTCCACCGGCCGTCCCAAGGGTGTCGGAGTAGCGCACCGCAACGTTGCCGCGCTGCTCGCCGCCACCAAGGACGACTTCGGGCTCGGCACCGATGACGTGTGGACGCTCTTCCACTCCAGCGCGTTCGACTTCTCGGTGTGGGAGATCTGGGGCTGCCTCATGACAGGCGGCCGGCTGGTCGTCGTACCGTACTGGGCCTCGCGGGACCCCCGGCAGTTCGCCGCGCTGCTCGCCGACGAGCGGGTCACCGTGCTCAGCCAGACGCCGAGTGCCTTCGCGCAGTTGACGCAGCTGGACCGGGAGGAGCGGATCTCCGGCTCGGTGCGCCTCGTGGTCTTCGGCGGCGAACCCCTGGACACCCGTCCCCTCAGGTTCTGGCTGGACCGCCACCCGGAGCAGGAGTGCCGCCTGGTCAACATGTTCGGCATCACCGAGACCACCGTGCACGTCACCGCGCAGACCGTCACCCGGCGTGAGGCGCTCACCGGCTCCCGGTCCGTGGGCCGCCCCCTGCCCGGCTGGCATGTGTACGTCCTCGACCCCGAGGGCCGCGAGCTGCCGCCCGGCGTGCCGGGCGAGATCTACGTCGGGGGCCAGGGCGTGGCCGGACGGTATCTCAACCGTCCGGAGCTGACCGGGCAGCGCTTCCTGCCCGACCCGCACGCACCGGGACCGATGTACCGCAGCGGCGACCGCGGGCGACTGCTGCCCGACGGCCGGCTGGAACATCTCGGCCGGCTCGACAACCAGGTGAAGCTACGCGGCTTCCGTATCGAACTGGATGAGATCCGCGCCCGGTTGCTCGACGCCCCGGCCGTCGATGCGGCGGCCGTGGTGCTCCGCGAGGGCGCCGACGGGGACACGGCAGGGGCCCGGCTGGACGGCTATGTCGTTTTCCGCGCCGACGGCACCGCCACCGGTGACCTCCAGGAGGTACGCCGACACGCGGCCCGCTTCCTGCCCGACCACATGGTGCCGTCCACGCTCACCGAGCTGTCGGCACTGCCACTGACCCCCAACGGCAAGGTGGACACCGCCCGGCTGCCCCTGCCGCTCGCGGACGAGGCCGCCGGTGCGCCCGAGACCGTCGGTGACGACCTGCCCTCACGTCTGCGCGCGGTATGGGAGAAGCTCTTCGGCTTCCGGGTCGGCCCGGACGACGACTTCTTCGCGCTCGGCGGCAACTCCCTGCTCGGCGTGCGCCTGCTGGCGGCGATGCGGGAGCAGGGCCTGCCCACGTTCCCGCTGCCCCAGCTGTATCTGCACCGCACGGTGACTGCCCTCAGCGCGGTCCTGGAAGCGACGGAGGAACGCGCGTGACCCTGCTGCTGATCGGTGCCGGATCGCAGGCCTACCGGGGATACCTGCTCCGCTCCGTGGCCGAGGAGTACGACGTCCACCTGCTCGCCGACCGGGCGCCGACCTGGGAGGCACCGTTTCTGCGCGGGCACACCATGGTGGACACCGCGGATGTCACGGCGTTGCGCGAAGCGGCCCGAGCGCTCTCCTACGAGGGCGTGCTGACCTGGGACGACACTCGGGTCGTGCAGACCGCCCGGCTGGCGGAGGCGCTCGGGCTGCCGGGCGCGGGACCTGAGGCGGCCCTGTGCTGCCGGGACAAGCGGGCCACTCGGGAAGCCCTGGCCCGCGCCGGGGTGCCGCAGGCCCGGTCGGTCCTGGTGACGTCGCTGCCGCAGGCGCGCGCCGCAGCCGCGCGGGTGGGCTATCCGCTGGTGCTCAAACCGCGCGCGCTGAACGCCAGCACCGGAGTGGTGAAGGTCGAGTCGGCGGATGCGCTGGCCCGTGCCTTCCGGCTCGCCCGGGCGGCCACCGCACCGGGAGCGGTGGAGGTGGCGCCCGGCGACGTTCTGGTGGAGGAGTACCTGGACGGCCCCGAGATCAGTGTGGACGCCGCCTGGCACGAGGGCCTTATGACACCGGCGTTCGTGGCCCGCAAGGAATGCGGATTCCCGCCGTACTTCGAGGAGACCGGCCATCTCGTCGACGGCCGGGACCCACTCCTGTCGGACCCGCGGGTGCTGGAGACGGTCCAGGCGGCACACACCGCGGTGGGCTTCACCACGGGCTGGACCCATACCGAGCTGCGGCTCACCGCCGACGGCCCGAAGGTCGTCGAGATCAACGCCCGTATCGGCGGCGACCGCATCCCCGACATCGGACGGCTCGCCCTCGGCGTCGACGCGGCACGCACCGCCGCGCAGGTGGCCTGCGGGCGCCGACCGGATCTGGCGGTACGTCGTCATCAGGTTGCCGCCGTGCGGTTCCTGTACCCGGAGGCGGACTGCATCGCGCGCGAGGTGTGCCTCGAACCGGGCGCGCTGCCCGACTCGGTGGACTCGGCGGTGGCGATCGCGCTGCCGGGCCAGGAACTCAGACTGCCCCCGGCCGGTCATGTGTCCAGCCGGTACGCGCTGATCACCGTGGGGGCGGAGAGCGAGCAGCAGTGCCGCGCCGATCTGGACAAGGCTTCCGAGGCCGTCCGGCTGGAGGTGCTGCGGACCCTGTGAGGCCGGCGTAAGGACCGGGCGGGACGACGCCGGGAAGCCCCCGCGGCCGTCCCGGCGTTCCGCCCGGCAAAAGTGGTGCGATCTTTGACCTTGAGGCGCGAGTGACCTACGGGTTGCTCAGGAAGCCGTTGTTCACCGCCGTGACGAAGGTGCTCCAGCGATCGGCGGCGAACGAGAGGTTCGGGCCGTGGGGCACCTTGCTGTCGCGTACGGAGGCGACGGCGGCGCGGTCGTCGTTGACCTCGATGCAGGCGCCGACGTCGGAGTTGCTGTAGCTGCTTCTTCGCCAGGGCATCAGTTGCTCAACTGCCCCTTCTGTAAGGCCTTGATGAAGGTGGTCCAGCCTTCGGCGGGGGACATGAGGACCGGGCCGAGGGGGGTCTTGCTGTCCCGTACAGGGACGACGGTGGCCTGGTCGTCGGAGACCTCGATGCACTCGCCTCGGTCCTGGTTGCTGTAGCTGCTCATAGTCGGGTAGCCGGGTCACGTTGCCGTGGCCCGGCCCCCTCAGAACCGGACGTGCCAGTCGTCCCGGCATCCGGCTCAAGCAAGCCACATGGGCTTCGCAGGTCAGCAGGTTGATGTGGTCCGTTTGCCATCGCTCGCGTGGTGCTGGCGGTGGCATTCGGAATGAACCACTGCTCCCACTCGCGTGGGCTGCGTGGCTCGTGCTCGGCGT
This region includes:
- a CDS encoding non-ribosomal peptide synthetase, giving the protein MKSLDHEPALAAPHAQADHWRSQLASLTEPSGFLADFRPRASRTGTEARTGTHALRLGTALTERLDRISRGKPEMLHVVLTSALAALLCRHTGQDQVAVAQPTRGAAPEFAGGPLLVRVTPDGTLRELLTQVFAAVREAERHQDFAVAALAAELGRADVFETALELAGFHDPGYAAPGGTRFVAAREDGELVVSLHYDRHRFAEASMRCVGAQYALLLEGATAEPDLPVNRIELRTAEDDAVVEASNDTRQPFDQDATLHGLFAAQAARTPDAPALLTDDTTVTFAELDARSDRLAHTLRERGIGPDAVVALIAERSAELITGILAVLKAGAAYLPVDPAYPRSRIDYLLADSSARLVLHQARFADAAGDTPRIDLDDEAAYVGGTGPVEPPAGAGDPAYVIYTSGSTGRPKGVQVEHRSVVNRLHWMQRAYPVGPGDVLLQKTSVSFDVSVWELFWWSFTGAALALPAPGAEKDPTQLLAVIDRHRVTTVHFVPSMLTMFLGHLARFGDGTGLGTLRQVFTSGEALNPAQSEKFAELVPGARLVNLYGPTEATVDVTHQPVAGLGDLARLPIGRPIDNIRLYVLDAEGQQTAVGIPGELHVAGVGVARGYLGRPELTAEKFVTGEAVRSATGEERLYRTGDRARRLPDGTIDYLGRIDLQVKVRGFRVEPGEIEERLCAHDRVRDAAVVAVDDGWQTSLRGFVVLDGEASEAALKEHIRQELPEYMVPGRVLVLDELPLTPNGKLDRAFLRSPEALRRKASAHVAPRNEREETLAGIWREVLGVPRVGVRDNFFALGGNSIHFVSVLAKSRARGLDFTFQQLFRHQSIAQLVESIDGGDPSATVVADVAARGAFQPFELISEADRALLPEDAEDAYPLSMLQAGLIFQTEITGGLGQYHDVLSYSITGAFDADAFTEAVRRLTDRHPILRTTYHLTGYSEFLQIVHREVPPPLTVDDLRHLDADGQEAWHERWLAREKSRAFVWVEGGLVTLHVQVLGEEQYRYTVSQHNSALDGWSISLLHTQLFELYHLIREGRESSRPPVDNHLRNFVGLEQEALRSAQSRDFWRQVMEDPRPASVPPRPGAGHTDDFTVVLRDVPLPEGLAQRIEATADALSVPFKDVLLAAHMKVLGLVSGQDAVMTGYEHSGRPELPGAETTLGLHLNTVPFQVALAGGSWADLVRRVYSAELDLLPHRRYPMAKMKQDLATQRTLFETTFNFTHFYLLKNLRQLPEFSLLGMRVDSETEFPFRTEFSRNFFSDEVELCLHYHTHLYDEEQIDRIGGYFVRVLQWMTSEPDAPHEARQLLAEEDAALLGHTVAGPRTEVGATDSAAGPASAATLARIRTAWASVLGVPDEEIGADTDFFALGGNSLSALRVVLELDGLVTLSHMTRVSRLAELAALVDTREQNDEEELLHLLSATAEGARAAVICVPYPCGHPVNFKPLADAIGELTGELVVYGLEPPGHNPSRPGEFTDVIETVERTVAEIERRADLPLILWGHCGGAAVTVELARLLEERGFDLRHVFIGSKLLPPAAEMRESVEMIESWTDDEIIRYMVEETGYSELDGLDPRYASFTGDLFRHDVCGGYRYFIGLTDNGPDWRIETPVTVVVADDDKGLTHAAEEFRCWERVADHVDFHRLASGGHYFIRGNPAGTGELIRRVWAFAAEQEN
- a CDS encoding thioesterase II family protein, which encodes MQIPVLCFPFAGAGASAFRRCQEYGSDTVLITPVQLPGREERFGEEPYTDVVAAVDDLLPSVLDQVAGSPAVALFGHSLGAVLAYEMAHRISALGRPEVVKLFVSGSPGPWTQRETRATGLSDEEFLRQVRDFAGYSHPALEHPDLREMLLPPLRADVEMHENYRAPSDKPLTVPVVSVRGASDELVSREEAAEWETSTTAGCRQVELPGGHMYLVDSPADLVRLLDAELATPGEGR
- a CDS encoding SDR family oxidoreductase produces the protein MTPVLSAGPLAGKAAIVTGAARGIGRACALAYARAGADLLLTDIGHDLEGVPYPLGTPSQLAHTARLCREQGTTVITAEADVRDLDAVRRVTDSALDRFGRIDVLLNNAGIAAPSGKTVHDIAPDEWDLMLDIDVSGAWRMIRSVGAAMTGRRSGSVINVASTAGLVGYRHFAGYVTAKHALVGLTKAAALDLAPFGVRVNALCPGSVRDDDAAEGTMLTEIARSLEVPVEEHEETFVAAQPMNRLIEPEDVAGAAVWLGSDDARQVTGTTVTVDGGFTSR
- a CDS encoding amino acid adenylation domain-containing protein is translated as MRKTDTDRLCQAVALRVHAGADPQQLGRALAHAAGGARLWVQDVVGDADSEVAALHRERELSRSVDPHVGPGLRAVLLRYTDAVADLVVVAHRAVLVDPYHLVQAVLGDADAPAPVPTEHGERLREAVNALDRTQAPAWGLGTDGDPSTGRHTFTVPADGGLPAELTLRAALGLVLARCTGRDEVWIGVDAEHALTFTADGSLTVAQYLERVRQAVPAPGPAPVVGLFITDAPEALTGEGVKAETIDVRPFLTPLHHLSVHFADDGSTVLAGTCRYRRSAFDDDAVRWLTGMLATAHRSLVAADPGTPLAGLAVLDDSQRHALARLGGLGRTVHVSDDRIEQTVSGWARRRPDAPAVTFEDRTLTYRQLDQVSAGYAAGLRNLGVRAGDRVGVCLERSLDLVVVLLAVLKAGATYVPMDPAYPQERLAHTTQDAELSLVVTESGEFPRGEDVRLVPPSTLASTQQPDDAAAPPSADAPAYVIYTSGSTGRPKGVGVAHRNVAALLAATKDDFGLGTDDVWTLFHSSAFDFSVWEIWGCLMTGGRLVVVPYWASRDPRQFAALLADERVTVLSQTPSAFAQLTQLDREERISGSVRLVVFGGEPLDTRPLRFWLDRHPEQECRLVNMFGITETTVHVTAQTVTRREALTGSRSVGRPLPGWHVYVLDPEGRELPPGVPGEIYVGGQGVAGRYLNRPELTGQRFLPDPHAPGPMYRSGDRGRLLPDGRLEHLGRLDNQVKLRGFRIELDEIRARLLDAPAVDAAAVVLREGADGDTAGARLDGYVVFRADGTATGDLQEVRRHAARFLPDHMVPSTLTELSALPLTPNGKVDTARLPLPLADEAAGAPETVGDDLPSRLRAVWEKLFGFRVGPDDDFFALGGNSLLGVRLLAAMREQGLPTFPLPQLYLHRTVTALSAVLEATEERA
- a CDS encoding ATP-grasp domain-containing protein, whose protein sequence is MTLLLIGAGSQAYRGYLLRSVAEEYDVHLLADRAPTWEAPFLRGHTMVDTADVTALREAARALSYEGVLTWDDTRVVQTARLAEALGLPGAGPEAALCCRDKRATREALARAGVPQARSVLVTSLPQARAAAARVGYPLVLKPRALNASTGVVKVESADALARAFRLARAATAPGAVEVAPGDVLVEEYLDGPEISVDAAWHEGLMTPAFVARKECGFPPYFEETGHLVDGRDPLLSDPRVLETVQAAHTAVGFTTGWTHTELRLTADGPKVVEINARIGGDRIPDIGRLALGVDAARTAAQVACGRRPDLAVRRHQVAAVRFLYPEADCIAREVCLEPGALPDSVDSAVAIALPGQELRLPPAGHVSSRYALITVGAESEQQCRADLDKASEAVRLEVLRTL
- a CDS encoding DUF397 domain-containing protein, giving the protein MPWRRSSYSNSDVGACIEVNDDRAAVASVRDSKVPHGPNLSFAADRWSTFVTAVNNGFLSNP
- a CDS encoding DUF397 domain-containing protein; amino-acid sequence: MSSYSNQDRGECIEVSDDQATVVPVRDSKTPLGPVLMSPAEGWTTFIKALQKGQLSN